DNA sequence from the Streptomyces tsukubensis genome:
TCGTCCGCGGTGACGTACCCGATGTCGAGCAGCTGGGAGGTGGGTTCCAGGCCCTGGGCCTTCATGTCCTCGGTGTACGAGGTCAGTTGGAGCGCCTGGGAGACCTTGGGCTTGGCGACGAACGTGCCCTTGCCCTGGATGCGCTCCAGCCGGCCTTCGACGACCAGCTCCTGGAGCGCCTGGCGCACGGTGGTGCGCGAGGTGTCGAATTCGGCCGCGAGCGTGCGCTCCGGCGGTACCGGCGTGCCCGGGGGCAGGGTCTCCGTCATGTCGAGGAGGTGCCTTTTGAGGCGGTAGTACTTGGGTACGCGCGCGGTCCGGGTCGGTGTCCCGGCCTCGGTCTCCGTACCCACCCCGTCCGTCGTCATGGCCCGCCTTCCCGTTCCCGACTGCGCTGCTGCCGTCACCGGCTCCTCCGTCTGTAGCGGATCACATCGTGGCACGGGCCGGTCCCGGGGAGTGACCCTGTCCCTCCTGTTTTTCTGCCTTCAGGGTGGACACCACTGCTTCTTATACACCGAGGGGGCTAGGGTTGGTCTAGTCCAAGCGAAGGCCTCAAGCCTGCCCGGATCATGCCCTGATGTCGGTCCGATAACGGACTGGACAGGCATGTTTATCGAGCCTTGACAGCCCGAAAGGTCTAGGCCAAGCTCCGGGTACTGGTCTAAACCATTTAAGACCGGGTCCCAGCCCCAGGCAGTACTTTCGCGTATGGCTTCGTTTTGGGCGGGGTGGCAGGCATCCCTTAGGAGGGTGGCGTGAAGCGCAAGCTCATCGCGGCGATCGGTGTCGCGGGCATGTTGGTCAGTGTTGCCGCGTGTGGCTCGGACGACAAGAAGGACAGCGAGGGTTCCGGCAAGGACGGCTTCAAGGGTCAGACCCTGACGTTCTGGGCCATGGACGGTTCGACGCCGGACAAGTGGCTCGCTGATCTGACCGCCGAGTTCGAGGCCAAGACCGGCGCCAAGCTGAAGTACGAGAAGCAGGCGTGGAACGGTATTCAGCAGAAGCTGACGACCGCTCTCTCCGAGGACACCCCGCCGGACGTCTTCGAGATCGGCAACACCCAGACCCCCGCCTACGCCAAGACCGGCGGTCTGGCGGACCTCGGTGACCTGAAGAAGGAGATCGGCGCCGACTGGTCCGAGTCCCTCAACAAGGCCTCCGTCTTCGAGGGCAAGCAGTACGCCGCCCCCTGGTACTTCGCCAACCGTGTGGTGATCTACAACAAGTCGGTCTTCGCCGAGGCCGGCATCACCGCGCCGCCGAAGACCCGCGCCGAGTTCTACGCCGCGCTCGACAAGATCAAGGCGAAGGGCAAGGAGCCGATCTACCTGCCCGGCCAGAACTGGTACCACTTCGTCGGACTGGTGATCGGCCAGGGCGGCGAGCTGGTCAAGAAGGACGGCGACAAGTGGGTCTCCAACCTCGCTGACCCGAAGGTCCAGGCCGCGGCCGAGGAATACAAGAAGATGCAGGCCTACTCCAAGGCCCCCAAGGACAAGGACGAGGCCACGCCGCAGCAGGCCGACATCTTTGCCCAGGGCAAGACCGGTGCCTTCATCGGCATGGGCTGGGAGGGCGCCACCGCCATCAAGGCGAACCCGGCCATCGAGAAGGAGCTCGGCTACTTCACCATCCCCGGTGAGACCGCCGACAAGCCCGAGGGTGTCTTCCTCGGTGGCTCCAACCTCGCCGTCGCGCAGAACAGCAAGAAGCAGGCGCTCGCCAAGGAGTTCCTGAAGCTTGCGCTCTCCGACAAGTACGAGGGCGGCCTGGCCAAGGCCAGCGGCGTCATCCCGAACAAGGAGTCCCTGAACTCCAACCTGACGGGCAACCCGGTCGCCGAGGCCGCCGCTCCGTCCGCGAAGTTCGGCGGCACGACCCCGCTGATCGCCGAGTGGGCAGCCGTCGAGAACGCCCCCAACCCGATCAAGACCTACCTCACCGCCGTGGTGAGCGGTAAGTCTCCGGCGGACGCCGCCAAGCAGGTCGAGGGCGAGTTCAACAAGCGCCTGGCTCAGAAGCAGTAACTGTCACGGCGGCCGGGGCGGGGGCGAACGCCCCTGCCCCGGCCGCCGACTGCTGTCCCCAAAGCGCCTAGGAAGAGATGGCGAGCATGACCGTGCAGACCGAACGGGCGCCGTCCGGCCCCGCGGAGGCGTCCGAGCCTCCGGTCAAGGGCAAGGGCAGGCCCTCCGCACCGCGTAAGGCGGGCGATTTCGTTCCTTATCTGCTGCTGCTTCCCGCGGTGGCCGCCACCCTGGTCTTCCTGGGCTGGCCTCTGGTCAACAACGCGATTCTGTCGTTCCAGAACCTCAATATGAGACAGCTGATCCAGCGTCTCACCGAGTGGAACGGCATCGACAACTACCGGGATATCCTCACCGGTCCGGACTTCTGGCGGGTCACCGGCCGTTCGATCGTCTTCGCGGGCGTCAACGTCCTGCTGATCATGGTCCTGGGCACGCTCGTCGGTCTGCTCCTCGCCCGCATCGGCAAGAAGATGCGCGTCACCCTCATGGTCGCGCTCGTTCTCGCCTGGGCCATGC
Encoded proteins:
- a CDS encoding extracellular solute-binding protein; its protein translation is MKRKLIAAIGVAGMLVSVAACGSDDKKDSEGSGKDGFKGQTLTFWAMDGSTPDKWLADLTAEFEAKTGAKLKYEKQAWNGIQQKLTTALSEDTPPDVFEIGNTQTPAYAKTGGLADLGDLKKEIGADWSESLNKASVFEGKQYAAPWYFANRVVIYNKSVFAEAGITAPPKTRAEFYAALDKIKAKGKEPIYLPGQNWYHFVGLVIGQGGELVKKDGDKWVSNLADPKVQAAAEEYKKMQAYSKAPKDKDEATPQQADIFAQGKTGAFIGMGWEGATAIKANPAIEKELGYFTIPGETADKPEGVFLGGSNLAVAQNSKKQALAKEFLKLALSDKYEGGLAKASGVIPNKESLNSNLTGNPVAEAAAPSAKFGGTTPLIAEWAAVENAPNPIKTYLTAVVSGKSPADAAKQVEGEFNKRLAQKQ